A single genomic interval of Solimonas sp. K1W22B-7 harbors:
- a CDS encoding YajD family HNH nuclease, translated as MVIKKTVIDNAKLDQIVADAQRNAATRDAGYRERALKMYPWVCGRCAREFTRVNLRELTVHHRNHNHDYNPEDGSNWELLCIYCHDNEHSRYTDNDGRKASGESTQNVATGNPFADLKAMMGKKS; from the coding sequence ATGGTCATCAAGAAAACCGTGATCGACAACGCCAAGCTCGACCAGATCGTGGCGGATGCGCAGCGCAATGCCGCGACCCGCGACGCCGGCTACCGCGAGCGCGCACTCAAGATGTATCCCTGGGTCTGCGGCCGCTGTGCCCGCGAGTTCACGCGCGTCAACCTGCGCGAGCTGACCGTGCACCACCGGAACCACAACCACGACTACAACCCCGAGGACGGCAGCAACTGGGAGCTGCTGTGCATCTACTGCCACGACAACGAGCACTCGCGCTACACCGACAACGACGGCCGCAAGGCGTCCGGGGAAAGCACGCAGAACGTGGCGACCGGCAATCCGTTTGCGGATTTGAAGGCGATGATGGGGAAGAAGTCGTAA
- the rsgA gene encoding ribosome small subunit-dependent GTPase A, which translates to MTGNPLRDELARLGWNAGLAAALEQLPPVPGRPVRIIEQHRSEYRVHDGEREFSARNHPALHQELTKAGDGVAVGDWARYQDEGDWLTQLVPRRSLLERTREDGRRQRLVANVDTALLVMGLDGDYSPERLLRYRLMAVASSVTPVLVLTKLDRAQDAEAQRREIAGLAPDTAVVTMDARSPQAPELLAPWLTAGQTLALFGSSGVGKSTLMNSLLGTETQRTGATQAHQDDLGRHTTTARFLRRLPGGACLIDTPGLRELKLSEEQARVEDDFSDVLQLAAHCRFSDCRHQREPGCAVVRELSPQRIAAWRESLAPKKPERKPGKFGRGKP; encoded by the coding sequence ATGACCGGCAATCCCCTCCGCGACGAACTGGCAAGGCTGGGCTGGAACGCCGGGCTGGCGGCGGCGCTGGAGCAGCTGCCGCCGGTCCCCGGCCGGCCGGTGCGGATCATCGAGCAGCATCGCAGCGAGTACCGTGTCCATGACGGCGAGCGCGAGTTCAGCGCACGCAACCATCCCGCGCTGCACCAGGAGCTGACCAAGGCCGGCGACGGCGTGGCGGTGGGCGACTGGGCGCGCTACCAGGACGAGGGTGACTGGCTGACGCAACTCGTGCCGCGGCGCAGCCTGCTGGAACGTACGCGCGAGGACGGACGCCGCCAGCGGCTGGTGGCCAACGTCGATACTGCGCTGCTGGTCATGGGCCTGGACGGCGACTACAGCCCCGAGCGCCTGCTGCGCTACCGGCTGATGGCCGTGGCCAGCAGTGTCACCCCCGTGCTGGTGCTGACCAAGCTCGATCGCGCGCAGGACGCCGAGGCGCAGCGCCGCGAAATCGCCGGCCTGGCGCCGGACACCGCGGTGGTCACCATGGATGCCCGCAGCCCGCAGGCGCCGGAGCTGCTCGCTCCCTGGCTCACGGCGGGACAGACGCTGGCATTGTTCGGCTCCTCCGGCGTCGGCAAGTCTACGTTGATGAACAGCCTGCTCGGCACGGAGACGCAGCGCACCGGCGCGACCCAGGCCCATCAGGACGATCTCGGCCGGCATACCACCACCGCCCGCTTCCTGCGGCGGCTGCCGGGCGGCGCCTGCCTGATCGACACGCCGGGGCTGCGCGAGCTGAAGCTGTCGGAGGAACAGGCGCGGGTCGAGGACGATTTTTCGGACGTACTGCAGTTGGCGGCGCATTGCCGCTTCAGCGACTGCAGGCACCAGCGCGAACCGGGCTGCGCGGTGGTACGCGAGCTGTCGCCGCAGCGCATCGCGGCCTGGCGCGAGAGCCTGGCGCCGAAGAAGCCGGAAAGGAAGCCGGGGAAGTTCGGGCGCGGGAAGCCGTAA
- a CDS encoding IS30 family transposase, whose translation MGRKSFEQFGIEERCEIARRRQAGESIRQIAAALDRAPSSVSRELKRNTGAKGYQSVYAGEQARARRWQGSRLLRCAELQEQVLEGLRRGWSPEQVSRRLAQQGLQISYESIYRFIAAQIARTNDYAWRLYLPRAKSKRGFRGRKGGSPAEHIQQRVSIEKRPKAAADRRQAGHWEADLMLFARYGQAVLTLHERTSRLTAIVRQPSKAAAPVAQTLKALLAPLPPALRRSITFDNGTEFALHHTLHQPLGLRTYFCDPHSPWQKGGVENANGRLRRWLPRGTNVEDLSPDQLLQIAQIYNHTPRKCLGFKTPAEVFAKVLHFKCESTCRLPPA comes from the coding sequence ATGGGACGCAAGAGCTTTGAGCAATTTGGAATCGAGGAACGGTGTGAAATTGCCCGCCGGCGCCAGGCCGGGGAGTCGATCCGGCAAATTGCGGCAGCTTTGGATCGCGCGCCATCGAGCGTTTCTCGGGAGCTGAAGCGCAACACCGGTGCCAAGGGTTACCAGAGTGTCTATGCCGGTGAGCAGGCGCGGGCGCGCCGCTGGCAAGGTAGCCGGCTACTGCGCTGTGCCGAGCTGCAGGAGCAGGTTCTGGAGGGGTTGCGCCGTGGCTGGTCCCCGGAGCAGGTATCGCGGCGGCTGGCCCAGCAGGGCCTGCAGATCAGCTACGAGAGCATCTATCGCTTCATTGCCGCCCAGATCGCCCGGACCAACGACTATGCCTGGCGTCTCTATCTGCCCCGAGCCAAGAGCAAGCGCGGGTTCCGCGGCCGCAAGGGCGGCAGCCCGGCAGAGCACATCCAGCAGCGGGTTTCGATCGAAAAACGCCCCAAGGCCGCAGCTGACCGGCGCCAGGCAGGACACTGGGAGGCCGACCTGATGCTCTTTGCGCGCTATGGCCAGGCCGTCCTGACCCTGCATGAGCGGACGTCCCGCCTGACCGCGATCGTGCGCCAGCCCAGCAAGGCTGCCGCACCGGTCGCTCAGACGCTCAAGGCCCTGCTAGCCCCGCTGCCCCCAGCCCTGCGCCGCAGTATCACCTTCGACAACGGCACCGAATTCGCCTTGCATCACACCCTGCATCAGCCCCTGGGTTTGCGGACCTATTTCTGCGATCCGCATTCCCCCTGGCAAAAGGGCGGCGTCGAGAATGCCAACGGGCGCTTGCGTCGCTGGCTGCCCCGGGGAACCAATGTCGAAGACCTCTCCCCAGACCAACTCCTGCAGATCGCTCAGATCTACAATCACACGCCACGCAAGTGCCTCGGCTTCAAAACCCCAGCCGAGGTCTTCGCCAAAGTGTTGCATTTCAAATGTGAATCCACCTGCCGGCTTCCGCCGGCATGA